The following are encoded in a window of Plasmodium vivax chromosome 10, whole genome shotgun sequence genomic DNA:
- a CDS encoding variable surface protein Vir22/12-related (encoded by transcript PVX_097530A), whose protein sequence is MVTTHYETFSQEKIISEYSYLSCLLFNFQDSILNNLPSYNSYKEFNETVQVNNDDTECKDLEDKTATELCAKFIRNIKKLPDSKNKTKEHNVKALDLIYWILDELRKYSKSNSRNTNVINKIVSEGNSIYNKKYSYALFYDYKFDLEESRKEKLLHDYFKNYEQIKSCENNMCETYYKYVSYIRDIYYEHQLFCLESKCDYFIHNPKYDPNDVLSKLEECIGKLRKAESNTISALSRSDQVNLQKSKPNINMIIKYVSCTKVKDNNDKDTIKYKCEDPAYRQHTEKGFLGQNVKKNMENVTFADAFKKLNSKNCTKFEHNGMFGFSCLNTGLPKGLKETAPSSTVTDLRRSTKIVDPSAGIREYLESDNMVPGVKFLASNRDVSEIWEDYENSEEKINSDNLRPISMTTLFPEFSKNIMEKYIDKDMPKCQYYKFVKGKLICVNPIGARYDMNNVLQKDYITTKRGSNVIIREEREFSKPSEENTTTTPFFNMQRTLIIAALLAGMFFVLFIYIKERCKKKKGE, encoded by the exons ATGGTTACTACTCACTATGAAACATTTTCTCAGGAAAAGATTATATCTGAATATTCGTATCTTTCAtgtttactttttaattttcaggATTCTATATTGAACAATTTGCCTTCCTATAATAGTTATAAAGAATTTAATGAAACAGTTCAAGTTAATAATGATGATACTGAATGTAAAGATCTAGAAGATAAAACAGCAACAGAACTTTGTGCCAAGTTTATTAGGAATATAAAGAAGTTGCCTGATTCAAAAAATAAGACAAAAGAACATAACGTTAAAGCTTTAGACTTAATTTACTGGATCCTAGATgaattaagaaaatatagCAAATCCAATTCTAGGAATACAAAtgtcataaataaaattgtgaGTGAAGGGAAtagtatttataataaaaaatattcttatgctttattttatgaCTATAAGTTTGATTTAGAAGAGtcaagaaaagaaaaacttttacatgattattttaagaattatgaacaaataaaatcatGTGAAAATAATATGTGCGAAACGTATTATAAATACGTTAGTTATATTAgagatatatattatgagCACCAACTGTTTTGTCTTGAGTCAAAATGTGACTACTTTATTCATAATCCAAAGTACGATCCAAATGATGTTTTATCTAAATTAGAAGAGTGTATTGGAAAATTAAGAAAAGCAGAAAGCAATACAATTTCAGCATTATCCAGGAGTGATCAagtaaatttacaaaaatcaAAACCAAATATTAACATgataattaaatatgtaaGTTGCACTAAAGTAAAAGATAATAATGATAAGGACACAATTAAATATAAGTGTGAAGACCCTGCATATCGTCAACACACTGAAAAAGGATTTTTAGGTCagaatgttaaaaaaaatatggaaaatgTTACATTTGCTGACGCTTTCAAGAAGCTTAATAGTAAAAATTGTACCAAGTTTGAGCATAATGGCATGTTTGGCTTTAGTTGCCTTAATACGGGCTTACCTAAAGGACTGAAAGAAACTGCTCCATCTAGCACCGTTACAGATTTAAGAAGAAGTACCAAAATTGTAGATCCAAGTGCAGGCATAAGAGAATATTTAGAGTCTGATAACATGGTTCCAGGAGTTAAATTTCTGGCATCAAATCGTGATGTATCAGAAATTTGGGAAGATTATGAAAACAGTGAAGAAAAGATAAATTCTGATAACTTGAGGCCAATTTCCATGACAACTTTATTTCCTgagttttcaaaaaatattatggaAAAGTATATAGATAAAGATATGCCGAAATGTCAATATTACAAGTTTGTAAAAGGTAAACTGATTTGCGTAAATCCAATAGGAGCACGTTATGATATGAATAATGTACTGCAAAAGGATTACATTactacaaaaaggggatcTAATGTTATTATAAGGGAGGAACGTGAATTTTCTAAACCGTCCGAAGAAAATACTACTACCACACCATTCTTTAATATGCAACGAACTCTTATAATAGCTGCCTTGTTAGCTGGGATgttttttgtcctttttatttacattaaa GAgagatgtaaaaaaaagaaaggtgAATAA